The proteins below are encoded in one region of Gadus macrocephalus chromosome 14, ASM3116895v1:
- the cd81a gene encoding CD81 molecule a, whose amino-acid sequence MRHDCVLQLAGGIILGVALWLRHDTKTSKLLDIKFEEAQAPSTFYISVYILIAVGAVMMVVGFLGCYGAIQESQCLLGTFFACLVILFACEVAAGIWGYMHKDTVTKEMINFYDSIYDKAASESVTQDKREAATSVLKGFHETLDCCGKGQFTSVLTSLTDKIGLTSICPKTMTLTNCHTRIEELFTDKIYLIGIAALAVAVIIIFEMIFSMVLCCGIRNSPVY is encoded by the exons ATGAGACATGATTGTGTTTTGCAGCTTGCTGGGGGGATCATTCTGGGCGTGGCCCTATGGCTGAGACACGACACAAAGACCAGCAAGCTGCTGGACATCAAGTTTGAAGAAGCCCAGGCACCCAGCACCTTCTACATTA GTGTCTACATCCTGATTGCCGTCGGAGCCGTGATGATGGTTGTAGGTTTCCTCGGTTGCTATGGCGCCATCCAGGAATCGCAATGCCTTCTGGGAACT TTCTTCGCCTGCCTGGTGATCCTGTTCGCCTGCGAGGTGGCTGCGGGCATCTGGGGCTACATGCACAAGGACACA GTGACCAAGGAGATGATCAACTTCTACGACTCAATTTACGACAAGGCGGCCTCCGAAAGCGTGACGCAAGATAAGAGAGAGGCCGCCACCTCCGTGCTCAAGGGTTTCCACGAGACG CTGGACTGCTGCGGTAAAGGACAGTTCACCAGTGTGTTGACCTCACTGACAGACAAGATTGGGCTCACCTCCATCTGTCCCAAGACCATGACCCTCACC AACTGTCACACCAGGATCGAGGAGCTGTTCACTGATAAGATCTACCTGATCGGCATCGCCGCCCTGGCGGTCGCTGTGATCATC atCTTTGAGATGATCTTCAGCATGGTTCTATGCTGTGGGATCCGCAACAGCCCGGTGTACTAG